One window of Helicoverpa zea isolate HzStark_Cry1AcR chromosome 12, ilHelZeax1.1, whole genome shotgun sequence genomic DNA carries:
- the LOC124634818 gene encoding putative nuclease HARBI1: MTFSFFRSCCVLNNYIPISMAMDIFETLEDEFDEYFDRLTIPRKTPVYRERINYMETLDETDFRARFRLTKKAVMFVYSIIEKAISVPTERNLAIKPINRLLLTLRFYATGSFLTVVGDFSGVSKASASRFVYLVSQAIARLRGLFIKFPSNTEDIQQEFFNIAKFPRLIGAIDCTHVPIKSPGGNNAEEWRNRKSQFSFNVQTVVSAKLRILDIVARWPGAAHDQTIFNNSFIKQRLQNGEFRNCVIVGDRGYENTSYLLTPLQTPMTPAEHLYNESQIRSRNVVERTYGVWKNRFPILSKKILLSVSRVQAVIVACAVLHNIAIDMRDDHFEAIYPVGEPDEHDVVNQSSLENVGDATVRSNLINDYFGSLL, encoded by the exons AtgacattttctttctttcgttCGTGTTGTGTTTTAAacaattatatacctatttcaatGGCAATGGACATTTTTGAGACTCTTGAAGATGAGTTTGATGAATATTTCGATAGACTCACAATACCACGCAAGACTCCAGTGTATCGGGAAAGAATAAACTATATGGAGACATTAGACGAAACGGACTTCAGGGCGCGCTTCAGACTCACTAAGAAAGCTGTGATGTTTGTGTATTCAATTATTGAGAAAGCAATATCTGTCCCTACAGAAAG GAATTTGGCTATAAAGCCAATTAATCGTCTACTGTTAACATTGAGGTTTTACGCGACGGGAAGCTTTCTTACAGTAGTAGGTGATTTCTCTGGTGTAAGCAAAGCTTCTGCCAGTCGCTTTGTCTACCTGGTTTCACAAGCTATTGCACGATTGCGTGGGTTGTTTATCAAATTCCCAAGCAACACTGAAGACATACAGCAAGAGTTTTTCAATATAGCTAAATTCCCAAGGCTTATTGGTGCTATCGATTGTACCCATGTACCCATAAAATCTCCAg gTGGAAACAATGCAGAAGAATGGAGAAACAGGAaatcacaattttcttttaatgtgCAAACTGTAGTGAGTGCAAAGTTAAGGATCTTGGACATAGTGGCTAGATGGCCAGGAGCAGCTCATgatcaaacaatatttaataattcttttataaaGCAACGACTTCAAAATGGAGAATTTAGAAACTGTGTAATTGTTGGTGATAGAGGATATGAAAATACTTCATACCTACTTACTCCACTACAAACTCCTATGACTCCAGCAGAACATCTGTATAATGAATCCCAAATAAGAAGCAGAAATGTAGTAGAAAGAACCTATGGGGTTTGGAAAAACAGATTccctattttatcaaaaaaaattttgctATCTGTATCTCGTGTACAGGCTGTAATAGTGGCATGTGCAGTGTTGCACAATATTGCAATAGATATGCGAGATGACCATTTTGAAGCCATTTACCCCGTGGGTGAGCCAGATGAACACGATGTTGTGAATCAAAGTAGTCTAGAAAATGTGGGGGATGCAACAGTgcgaagtaatttaattaatgattattttggtTCATTACTATAA
- the LOC124634819 gene encoding uncharacterized protein LOC124634819 isoform X2, with the protein MTSKRERSVNFSREEVELLTSLVAQHKSILENKKSDAVTWNEKEQCWKTLEALFNSKSGTNYRSAKTLKAKYEGIKRNTRKKSALIRAETYRTGGGPSAAPPLTPVEEKVKDMILLSVDGIESEFDSDHVDPIQIDTVCPPPTPSTSNQLTQNIEMIIADNNCVQVDTNIEHHMSQSTQNDDSDEEGHSRRKISQYTTPKKVANDEKWTNWKPKSLRSKKHPALSAEKMKRPFERVADAKLEIADLQKKILEEEFLNKRKQWAFEEEEREHKREMWALEKKYFLNKFEK; encoded by the exons atgacATCAAAACGTGAACGAAGCGTTAACTTCAGCCGGGAAGAAGTTGAGCTTCTAACTTCACTCGTTGCTCAACATAAAAGcattttagaaaataagaaaagtgATGCAGTCACATGGAATGAAAAAGAACAGTGCTGGAAGACATTGGAGGCACTATTTAATAGCAAAAGCGGTACTAATTATCGTAGTGCCAAAACATTAAAAGCGAAATACGAaggaataaaaagaaataccagGAAAAAGTCTGCTCTAATACGTGCCGAAACGTATCGCACGGGAGGTGGACCTAGTGCTGCTCCTCCTCTGACGCCAGTAGAAGAAAAAGTGAAAGACATGATACTGTTGTCTGTAGATGGAATCGAAAGTGAATTTGATTCTGATCATGTTG ATCCTATACAAATAGACACAGTATGTCCTCCACCAACACCTTCCACATCCAACCAATTAACACAAAACATTGAAATGATTATTGCAGACAATAACTGTGTCCAAGTGGATACCAATATAGAGCATCACATGA GTCAGTCTACACAAAATGATGACTCTGATGAGGAAGGGCATTCCAGAAGAAAGATAA gtcaATATACTACACCCAAAAAAGTTGCCAATGATGAGAAGTGGACTAATTGGAAGCCAAAATCTCTGCGCTCCAAAAAACATCCTGCCTTAT CTGCTGAGAAGATGAAAAGGCCATTCGAAAGAGTAGCTGATGCAAAATTAGAGATTGCAGATTTACAGAAGAAGATTCTGGAGGAAGAattcttaaataaaagaaagcaaTGGGCCTTTGAAGAGGAAGAAAGGGAGCACAAAAGAGAAATGTGGgcgttggaaaaaaaatactttttaaataaatttgaaaaataa
- the LOC124634819 gene encoding uncharacterized protein LOC124634819 isoform X1, with protein sequence MTSKRERSVNFSREEVELLTSLVAQHKSILENKKSDAVTWNEKEQCWKTLEALFNSKSGTNYRSAKTLKAKYEGIKRNTRKKSALIRAETYRTGGGPSAAPPLTPVEEKVKDMILLSVDGIESEFDSDHVDPIQIDTVCPPPTPSTSNQLTQNIEMIIADNNCVQVDTNIEHHMTEGQSTQNDDSDEEGHSRRKISQYTTPKKVANDEKWTNWKPKSLRSKKHPALSAEKMKRPFERVADAKLEIADLQKKILEEEFLNKRKQWAFEEEEREHKREMWALEKKYFLNKFEK encoded by the exons atgacATCAAAACGTGAACGAAGCGTTAACTTCAGCCGGGAAGAAGTTGAGCTTCTAACTTCACTCGTTGCTCAACATAAAAGcattttagaaaataagaaaagtgATGCAGTCACATGGAATGAAAAAGAACAGTGCTGGAAGACATTGGAGGCACTATTTAATAGCAAAAGCGGTACTAATTATCGTAGTGCCAAAACATTAAAAGCGAAATACGAaggaataaaaagaaataccagGAAAAAGTCTGCTCTAATACGTGCCGAAACGTATCGCACGGGAGGTGGACCTAGTGCTGCTCCTCCTCTGACGCCAGTAGAAGAAAAAGTGAAAGACATGATACTGTTGTCTGTAGATGGAATCGAAAGTGAATTTGATTCTGATCATGTTG ATCCTATACAAATAGACACAGTATGTCCTCCACCAACACCTTCCACATCCAACCAATTAACACAAAACATTGAAATGATTATTGCAGACAATAACTGTGTCCAAGTGGATACCAATATAGAGCATCACATGA CTGAAGGTCAGTCTACACAAAATGATGACTCTGATGAGGAAGGGCATTCCAGAAGAAAGATAA gtcaATATACTACACCCAAAAAAGTTGCCAATGATGAGAAGTGGACTAATTGGAAGCCAAAATCTCTGCGCTCCAAAAAACATCCTGCCTTAT CTGCTGAGAAGATGAAAAGGCCATTCGAAAGAGTAGCTGATGCAAAATTAGAGATTGCAGATTTACAGAAGAAGATTCTGGAGGAAGAattcttaaataaaagaaagcaaTGGGCCTTTGAAGAGGAAGAAAGGGAGCACAAAAGAGAAATGTGGgcgttggaaaaaaaatactttttaaataaatttgaaaaataa